The Cohnella abietis genome has a segment encoding these proteins:
- a CDS encoding 1,4-dihydroxy-6-naphthoate synthase yields MKIAFSPCPNDTFVFHALVHGLIPGTPEFDVTYADIHITNNLAANSDELDIMKISFAAMPWISPEYKLIPCGGALGRGCGPLVLTAGGSIDGGADGGAAGSSDGGVAGSTDEIAAKGASLLSGKRVAVPSERSTAYLLFRLWAAQNVPGGIGEIVVMPFHEIMPAIRDGLIDAGLVIHEARFTYQNYGLSKVVDLGSWWESDTGLPIPLGAIIARRSLDLATISTWIRKSVEYAWQHPDASKEYVLHHAQEMDPSVAQSHIDLYVNEFTADLGDEGFAAITNLLQRAMDEGLVPQMDLAALR; encoded by the coding sequence ATGAAAATCGCATTTTCACCTTGTCCGAATGACACCTTTGTTTTCCATGCTTTAGTACACGGACTTATTCCGGGCACACCGGAGTTCGATGTCACTTATGCAGATATTCATATTACTAACAATCTAGCTGCCAATTCTGATGAGCTGGATATTATGAAAATTTCCTTTGCCGCCATGCCATGGATTTCCCCCGAGTATAAGCTCATTCCTTGCGGTGGTGCTCTTGGCCGGGGATGTGGACCTTTGGTTTTGACGGCTGGGGGGAGTATTGATGGTGGGGCTGATGGTGGGGCTGCGGGAAGTAGTGATGGTGGCGTTGCTGGAAGTACTGATGAAATCGCGGCGAAGGGTGCTTCTCTTCTTTCTGGCAAAAGAGTCGCCGTACCAAGCGAGCGTTCTACTGCTTATTTGCTATTCCGACTTTGGGCAGCGCAGAACGTCCCCGGCGGTATCGGTGAAATTGTGGTAATGCCTTTTCACGAAATTATGCCAGCAATTCGAGATGGTCTCATCGACGCTGGTCTCGTTATCCACGAGGCTCGCTTTACTTACCAGAATTACGGCCTCTCCAAAGTCGTAGATTTGGGAAGCTGGTGGGAATCCGACACAGGGTTGCCTATTCCACTAGGGGCGATTATTGCTCGTCGTTCTCTAGATCTTGCCACGATCAGCACATGGATTCGCAAGTCAGTAGAATATGCTTGGCAGCATCCAGATGCTTCTAAGGAATATGTACTTCACCACGCTCAAGAAATGGACCCAAGTGTCGCTCAATCTCACATCGACCTGTATGTCAACGAATTTACAGCTGATTTAGGAGACGAAGGCTTTGCCGCAATAACCAATCTGCTACAACGTGCCATGGACGAGGGGCTAGTCCCCCAAATGGATTTAGCAGCTCTGAGATAG
- a CDS encoding ABC transporter permease, with the protein MKVETEKLPTQRFKFNAGLQQFLAFGSLIFLVIFFSIASSNFFHFSNIVGILLSTAVIGVLALGATFVIVTGGIDLSVGTVMTLSAVMTGVFITMWGLPVWVGVIGGLMTGAVCGLISGFTISKLGIPPFIATLAMMMIAKGLALIISGTKPVYFTQSEVFMKISLGSVLNDLIPGFDIPNAVVIFFIAAIIGSVLLSRTIVGRYNFAIGSNEEATRLSGVNVGRWKILIYMIAGLFTGLAGILMASRLNSAQPSLGMGYELEAIAAVVIGGTSLSGGKGTIVGTVIGALIMSVLTNGLRILSVPQEWQTVVVGFVILLAVYADILRRRKA; encoded by the coding sequence ATGAAGGTAGAAACAGAGAAGTTGCCGACACAGCGTTTTAAGTTTAATGCAGGGCTACAGCAGTTTTTAGCTTTTGGAAGCTTGATCTTTCTCGTTATCTTTTTCTCAATAGCTTCAAGTAATTTCTTTCACTTTTCTAATATTGTTGGGATATTGCTCTCGACTGCAGTTATTGGGGTACTGGCGCTAGGTGCAACGTTCGTTATCGTTACCGGAGGTATTGATCTGTCGGTGGGAACGGTAATGACATTAAGCGCTGTAATGACGGGTGTATTCATTACAATGTGGGGACTTCCGGTTTGGGTTGGAGTTATCGGCGGTTTAATGACAGGGGCGGTATGCGGACTCATATCAGGGTTCACTATTTCAAAATTAGGAATCCCGCCGTTCATTGCCACGTTAGCGATGATGATGATTGCCAAAGGTCTTGCCCTCATTATCTCTGGCACGAAGCCGGTTTATTTTACCCAGAGTGAAGTGTTTATGAAAATTTCATTAGGCTCAGTATTAAATGATCTCATTCCCGGCTTTGATATTCCGAACGCCGTCGTTATTTTCTTCATAGCAGCTATTATCGGCAGCGTCTTATTGTCTCGGACAATTGTCGGCCGTTACAACTTTGCAATAGGTAGCAACGAAGAAGCAACCCGCCTTTCGGGGGTTAACGTTGGAAGATGGAAGATCCTCATTTACATGATTGCTGGCTTGTTCACAGGTCTTGCCGGAATTCTGATGGCATCTCGCCTTAACTCAGCCCAGCCCTCACTTGGTATGGGATATGAGCTGGAAGCTATAGCTGCTGTCGTTATTGGTGGCACCTCGCTAAGCGGTGGGAAAGGCACGATTGTTGGTACGGTTATCGGTGCGCTAATTATGAGCGTGCTAACGAATGGACTTCGCATTTTGTCGGTGCCGCAGGAGTGGCAGACGGTAGTAGTCGGCTTTGTTATTCTTCTGGCCGTATATGCTGACATTTTACGACGTCGTAAGGCTTAA
- a CDS encoding ABC transporter substrate-binding protein: protein MKKVWLLSVLALVLVISACGSNNSKNNNSSPAAAAPSKKAGSTDQKMYIPIISKGFQHQFWQAVKAGAEKAAAELNVEITFEGPETESQVDKQLEMLQVALDKKPSAIGFAALDSQASIPYLKKAQDAGIPIVAFDSGVESTIPVTTVATNNSVAAGIAADKMAELIGGEGEVAVIAHDQTSRTGIDRRDGFANRIKEKYPNIKIVDIQYGGGDHLKSTDLAKAIMQAHPNIKGFFGTNEGSAIGVINAVSETKMTGKITVVGFDSGKAQIDAIKNGLMAGAVSQNPVGIGYETVKAAVAAVKGEKVDPIIDSGFVWYDKTNIDNDDVKAVLYE from the coding sequence ATGAAGAAGGTATGGTTATTATCAGTTTTGGCGCTAGTATTGGTGATCAGTGCTTGTGGTTCCAATAACAGTAAGAACAACAATTCATCACCAGCTGCCGCAGCACCTTCTAAGAAAGCTGGATCAACGGATCAAAAAATGTACATCCCGATTATTTCTAAAGGGTTCCAGCATCAGTTCTGGCAAGCAGTTAAAGCCGGTGCTGAGAAAGCAGCTGCAGAGTTAAATGTTGAAATTACATTCGAAGGTCCTGAGACTGAATCCCAAGTAGATAAGCAGCTTGAAATGCTTCAGGTTGCTTTGGACAAGAAACCAAGTGCGATTGGTTTTGCAGCGCTTGATAGCCAGGCTTCCATTCCGTATTTGAAGAAAGCACAAGATGCCGGTATCCCGATTGTTGCATTTGACTCCGGTGTTGAAAGCACTATTCCAGTTACTACAGTAGCGACGAACAACTCCGTTGCTGCAGGTATTGCAGCTGATAAGATGGCTGAGCTAATTGGTGGCGAAGGCGAAGTTGCAGTCATTGCACATGACCAAACGAGCCGTACAGGGATAGATCGTCGTGATGGATTTGCTAACAGAATAAAGGAAAAATATCCGAATATCAAAATCGTTGACATTCAATACGGCGGTGGAGATCACTTGAAATCTACCGACCTTGCAAAAGCTATTATGCAAGCACATCCGAATATCAAAGGCTTCTTCGGTACTAATGAAGGCTCTGCTATCGGTGTTATTAACGCAGTATCCGAAACGAAAATGACTGGTAAAATTACAGTTGTCGGCTTCGATTCCGGTAAAGCACAAATCGATGCAATCAAAAATGGTTTGATGGCGGGCGCAGTTTCCCAAAACCCAGTTGGTATTGGTTACGAAACCGTTAAAGCGGCAGTAGCTGCAGTAAAAGGTGAAAAGGTTGATCCAATCATCGACAGCGGCTTCGTATGGTATGACAAAACTAATATCGACAACGATGATGTTAAAGCTGTTCTCTACGAATAA
- a CDS encoding futalosine hydrolase, with amino-acid sequence MLSKVLIVTAVEAEKEAVLRGLSGDSRFEVLVGGVGPVAAAVSTATKLAWASIADSRAVTPRYDLVVSAGIGGGFEEQAAIGSIVIANEVISADLGAETPEGFASVDKLGFGSSRLQVDLELSSRLAEAILAGGHSVCVGPILTLSTVTGTALTASELAERIPGAAAEAMEGYGVAAAAHNSGIPFIEIRTISNKVGPRDRAAWRIGDALAALEIASTRLSEVI; translated from the coding sequence ATGCTGAGCAAAGTACTTATAGTAACCGCCGTCGAAGCTGAAAAAGAGGCGGTTTTACGAGGTTTATCAGGAGACAGCCGCTTCGAGGTGCTAGTTGGGGGAGTCGGGCCTGTAGCTGCGGCGGTTAGCACTGCTACTAAATTAGCTTGGGCTTCGATTGCGGATTCGAGAGCTGTAACACCGCGTTACGATTTAGTTGTTAGTGCTGGTATCGGTGGAGGGTTCGAGGAACAAGCAGCTATCGGCTCTATCGTCATTGCAAATGAGGTTATATCCGCAGATCTTGGGGCGGAAACCCCCGAGGGCTTCGCAAGTGTGGACAAGCTGGGATTCGGGAGCAGTCGTTTGCAGGTAGATTTAGAATTGTCGTCCCGATTGGCGGAAGCCATACTCGCCGGGGGACATTCGGTATGTGTTGGTCCTATTCTTACGCTGTCTACGGTTACAGGTACAGCCTTGACTGCTTCGGAGCTAGCTGAGCGAATTCCGGGAGCAGCAGCCGAAGCGATGGAAGGGTATGGTGTTGCCGCTGCGGCTCATAATAGCGGGATTCCTTTCATAGAAATACGCACAATTTCCAACAAAGTCGGTCCCCGTGATAGAGCAGCATGGCGTATCGGAGATGCCCTCGCCGCACTTGAAATAGCAAGCACTCGCTTATCGGAGGTAATCTAA
- a CDS encoding sugar ABC transporter ATP-binding protein, producing MSEIVVKMDGIEKHFAGVHALKQCEFELRSGEVHALVGENGAGKSTMMKVLTGVYQKDEGRILYKGKEVNIPDTRTAQKLGISMIHQELNLAPDLTVAQNIFMGKEPRRAIRLFLNDKEMNRQTAILLKQLNLDIEPTVLVSELTVAKQQMVEIIKAISYDSQVMIMDEPTAALSDAEIEELFKMIHKLRAKGVAIVYISHRMAELKRISDRITVMRDGSYIDTVATPEVSIDRIIAMMVGREIYQPAKPSRQEGNDSEQVLEVRNISRGNVLRDVSFTLHKGEILGVAGLVGAGRTEAARAIFGADPIDSGEIYIHGKKTRITGPHQAVQHGVGYLSEDRKHFGCLLEMDVRTNVTLATLSRFTKGGAWMHDNRMSHVSKKVVEDLKVKTPSIEQKLKNLSGGNQQKVIIGKWLTRDCDILIFDEPTRGIDVGAKSEIYKLLESLAASGKSIIMISSELPEILRLSHRIIVMCEGRITGELINDESATQEQIMTYATNRIS from the coding sequence ATGAGTGAAATTGTCGTAAAAATGGATGGAATCGAAAAGCATTTTGCTGGTGTTCATGCCTTAAAGCAGTGTGAGTTTGAATTGCGATCTGGTGAGGTGCATGCGTTAGTCGGGGAGAACGGTGCCGGCAAATCGACCATGATGAAGGTGCTTACGGGCGTCTATCAGAAGGATGAGGGACGCATTCTCTATAAAGGGAAGGAAGTTAACATTCCCGATACGCGTACGGCGCAGAAATTAGGGATTAGCATGATTCATCAAGAGCTGAATCTTGCTCCTGATCTTACAGTCGCTCAGAACATTTTCATGGGCAAAGAACCTCGCAGAGCCATTCGATTGTTTCTCAATGACAAAGAAATGAATCGGCAAACCGCAATTCTATTAAAACAATTGAATTTGGATATTGAACCAACGGTTCTCGTTTCGGAGCTAACGGTGGCCAAGCAGCAAATGGTTGAAATTATAAAAGCTATTTCCTATGACTCACAGGTCATGATCATGGATGAGCCGACGGCAGCGCTGAGTGATGCTGAGATCGAAGAGCTGTTCAAGATGATTCATAAGCTACGAGCGAAGGGAGTTGCTATCGTATACATTTCCCACCGAATGGCTGAACTGAAGCGAATTTCTGATCGCATTACGGTTATGCGTGATGGCAGCTATATTGATACAGTTGCAACGCCTGAGGTTAGCATCGATCGAATAATTGCAATGATGGTCGGAAGGGAAATCTATCAGCCTGCTAAGCCTTCCCGTCAGGAAGGGAATGATAGTGAGCAGGTGCTTGAGGTACGTAATATTAGTAGGGGCAACGTGCTCCGAGATGTTAGCTTCACGCTCCATAAAGGAGAAATTCTCGGTGTGGCAGGCTTAGTTGGTGCAGGTAGAACGGAAGCGGCTCGGGCCATCTTTGGAGCTGATCCAATTGATTCCGGAGAGATATACATTCACGGCAAGAAAACTAGAATTACGGGACCTCATCAAGCCGTCCAGCATGGCGTTGGATATTTATCTGAGGATAGAAAGCACTTTGGTTGTTTACTCGAAATGGACGTCAGAACAAATGTTACCTTGGCAACGTTAAGCCGATTCACGAAAGGTGGCGCCTGGATGCATGACAATCGTATGTCGCATGTGTCCAAAAAGGTAGTCGAGGATCTAAAGGTTAAGACGCCAAGTATTGAGCAGAAGCTAAAAAATCTGTCCGGTGGCAATCAACAGAAGGTCATTATCGGCAAATGGTTGACACGGGATTGTGACATTCTCATTTTCGATGAGCCGACTCGTGGAATTGATGTCGGAGCGAAGAGCGAAATATATAAGCTGCTTGAAAGTCTGGCTGCATCAGGAAAATCAATTATTATGATCAGCTCGGAGCTACCTGAGATTTTACGGCTTAGTCATCGGATTATCGTAATGTGTGAAGGCAGAATTACAGGTGAGCTCATCAATGATGAAAGCGCTACCCAGGAGCAGATTATGACTTATGCAACGAACCGGATCAGCTAA
- a CDS encoding ribonuclease H-like YkuK family protein — protein MAEVNVLTMMSTISTWDDLSFQNVSESELSLDHVLERILSFITQDPRSSYHFVIGTDSQVHRGQTKFVTGIVIHRRGKGAWACYRELAVPRQLTSIREKLMLETSFSQRVASYFDEIAVMKMEELLLPNICQGAMLEAYIDIDAGTELVVNQTALYVQEMVDRVEAMGMYAPRVKPDAYGASSYANRYTKNRMIL, from the coding sequence ATGGCAGAGGTGAATGTATTGACGATGATGAGTACAATTTCAACTTGGGACGATTTGAGCTTTCAGAATGTTTCGGAGAGTGAGTTAAGCCTTGATCATGTGCTCGAACGGATTTTGAGCTTTATTACCCAAGATCCGCGAAGCTCTTATCATTTTGTTATCGGTACCGATAGTCAGGTTCACCGTGGGCAAACAAAGTTTGTGACAGGTATCGTCATTCATCGAAGAGGGAAAGGAGCATGGGCGTGTTATCGTGAGCTAGCGGTTCCAAGACAGCTCACCTCGATTAGGGAGAAGCTAATGCTGGAAACCTCTTTTTCGCAAAGGGTAGCAAGTTACTTCGATGAAATTGCGGTCATGAAGATGGAGGAACTACTCCTTCCGAACATCTGTCAAGGGGCTATGCTTGAAGCCTACATTGACATTGATGCAGGCACCGAACTAGTTGTAAATCAAACAGCCCTCTATGTTCAAGAAATGGTCGATCGCGTGGAAGCGATGGGAATGTATGCCCCGCGAGTAAAGCCCGATGCCTACGGCGCCTCCTCTTACGCAAATCGATATACCAAAAATCGCATGATTCTGTAA